The following proteins are encoded in a genomic region of Gossypium hirsutum isolate 1008001.06 chromosome D05, Gossypium_hirsutum_v2.1, whole genome shotgun sequence:
- the LOC107903259 gene encoding BURP domain protein RD22, whose translation MFFFQEDLHPGKRVNLPLLAKTRDLTTFLPQQVARSIPFSYNEFPQILNLFSLDPESMEANDMEQTINVCEREGLRGEEIFCATSFESFVDSSVSKLGKNIQLLANELAKETNNPVFTIGRGIQNMGKEELVCHKMSYPYAVFLCHSIDSTVVYKVPLVGMDGTKAKALVICHKDTSAWSPNHPVFEILKVKPGTVPICHFAVRDTLAWVRK comes from the coding sequence ATGTTCTTCTTCCAAGAGGATCTGCACCCTGGTAAGAGGGTGAATTTACCACTACTCGCCAAGACGAGGGACTTGACTACCTTCTTGCCTCAACAAGTTGCTCGGTCAATACCCTTTTCGTATAACGAGTTTCCTCAAATTCTAAATCTCTTCTCCCTGGATCCCGAATCAATGGAAGCCAATGATATGGAACAAACAATTAATGTTTGTGAAAGAGAAGGGCTGCGTGGAGAAGAAATATTTTGTGCCACTTCGTTCGAGTCGTTTGTTGATTCCAGTGTTTCAAAGCTTGGGAAAAATATCCAGTTACTAGCCAACGAGCTTGCGAAAGAAACTAATAACCCAGTGTTTACCATCGGAAGGGGAATACAAAATATGGGGAAAGAGGAGCTTGTTTGCCACAAAATGAGCTATCCATATGCTGTGTTCTTATGCCATTCAATCGACAGTACAGTGGTGTATAAAGTTCCACTGGTGGGCATGGATGGGACAAAAGCTAAAGCTTTAGTTATTTGCCACAAAGATACATCCGCTTGGAGCCCCAATCACCCTGTCTTTGAGATTCTTAAAGTTAAGCCAGGAACTGTCCCCATTTGCCATTTTGCTGTTAGAGATACCCTCGCCTGGGTTCGCAAATGA